Part of the Triticum aestivum cultivar Chinese Spring chromosome 4D, IWGSC CS RefSeq v2.1, whole genome shotgun sequence genome is shown below.
TTCTTATTTCTTACTTGAAAGTGGTTTATCATTGCTTGTGAATCGGCTTTAAGATGTCTAGTATACACCTCAACAACCTGAACAATATGGGTGCTtccaatctactccctccgtcccatactaGTGTCAaacacgctcttatattatgggacggagtcaGTATTATTTTCTCCCATATTTTGTGCTATCCACCTGAAATGATGCACCTTCATTCACTATATACACCGTTTTGTCACTTCTGTTTTGTGATGCTTATTAATATTCATCTCTTCTTTGTCATTAGTTAGTTTATTATTGTTTGTTTAGATTAGTTTTTTTACCCTTTAAGGTTCTTGATTGATGATTTAAGCAATGTTTGCTCTTGGTCAAATTCTGCTAATCATTGGTTACAGAATTGTGTGTATCCGTGTACTAACTCTATATCAAGTATAGTTGTCATATTCTACTCAGTCTTCGAGTCATATTCCACTCAGTCTTCGAGTCTTATTATTAACGATGAATGAAATGTTGTAATTATTTATTTAGTTACATGTTGCATGCAGGATCCATATCTGGCACTAACGGGTCCTACCCGGGGTGTTGTGGTGTCTGTTCATCCTGTGTACTTTGAAGTTCATCTTAAGGTGAAAGGTCAGAAGGAATCTGAAGACAAAGACCTAGCCTTTCTGGCAGGCTGTTACAGCAGTAATGGCCCATGGAGATCCTGTTTGTTTGATAGGTCTTGGACCAGCAAGCTCAGCACACTGAAGTTTACTTGTGGCCACTTGGTTGACTCAGTGGAGGCCACAGTGAGCGTGAAACTCATTGGAGGGACGTGGCCGCATGGCTATCGCGGTGTATTCAAGGCTGAGACGTCCGGTATTCCTGAGAAGTCCGTGATGCTACTTGATTGTCGTGATGGCAAACTGCCTGTTGATGGCGATGGTCACGTGAAGTTTTCGCGGCGCGTTGTTTGCGTTGAGGTTGCTCCTTTGGATGAGCTTTGTGTCACTAATCTGAAAGTATCGATAGAGGCAGTGCGTATCAAAGGGAAGAAAGAAAAAGTCAAAGAGAAGATAAGGAAACATACGGTGAAGCTTGAGGCTGATTTTCTGCCCAAGAAAAAGGGTAGAAGCCGGGAGATTGTAGAGGTTCTCTCATGTGAAATGGAAGTGGAGGTTGCGTGGTCTCTTCTGTCGACCTTCAAGGCCAGCTATAAGAGGGCCATTGCTGATCATCTGGAGAGTCTAAACTTGGTTTAGATGCTGGTGGTGTAGTGGCTGTGAGAACTGTCTGTTGGAAACTATGATTATCGTATCTATGTTATCATGTGGCATGTATGCACTTATTAACTAGTATAGTGTAGTGGATGTTTAATTTATGCACTGGAGCAGTAGTTAAATTTGGTGTACTGACTAAGCTGAAGTATGTTGGAGCAGCAACTAAGGATGTACTACTGTGCTTTAGTATCAGGTGGTGGCATGTATGGACAAAGTTAATTGCTTCCCTCGGTCTCTGTGCATTTATTATATGACATGCTGGTTATGTGAGTATAGTGAAATGTGTCCATTGCACAGAATGCCTGGACTAGTTTATACTTGTAGTGGGAGGCTTAGCCTGTGTGTGGTACTCTTAGTTTATACTTTTGTTTATATATGCTTGTTCGCCCTGGGATTGGCAACTTTGGCCTTGGTGCCCGTGTGAAGAGAGAAAAAGACTTGAGCGATCCCGAGTTCATTTCATATACAAAAGACCGTGCTATGTGTGCTATTAATATATGATGGAGCGTGGCAACTGTCTTAAGAAAGTTCATATACGTCAACCATTTTATCTTGACTGATTGATTCAATATCAGCCCAGGCCTGTTGAACATTACCACACCGATACACCCCAGCCACAAACCGTGCAGTACAGTGGCAAGAAACAATGATCAAAAATACCCATGTTAAGTAAAACAGAAATACTCATAGATTCAAACCATTTCCTTGTTATTACGTGGTGCATGTGTCATTACCTCCACTTTCCCAACCTGTAGAAAAACGATGCCAAACACAGCAGTTAGCAGATGATATCGCTTCGCTTTCAGCAAGACCAACGgctacccctcaaaaaaaaaaaagcaagACCAACGGCTCTGGTTCAACTAGTGGTTGGCCTTCACTTTTAGTAGCGCACAATCTTCCACGCTCCGATCTCCCTGCTCCTATACTCATCCATTTCTTTTTCTCTCTATACTCATCTCCTTGCCGAATTAACATGAAAGTGTTCAGTCTCCTAGTCTAGGTTGTGATAACATGATCGATGTAGTTGATCGAGCGTCAAGGGTGCCGACACCACCGACAATGTTCGATGACCGCAGCCGGTCTTCCCACCACTTTAGTGCTCCCCTTGATTGGTTGGAAATTTCGGGGCTGGGTTTATCCTCACGCGCCACCAACTCCCAGTTTAGTTATGTGCAATGTGTGACAGGGACTGAAATCAATGTTAGTTTTGGTGCTCCCGATCCCGATGAGAACGTGTCTGTTATGAATactagatgactcgttgcgccaatggcgcaaagggcgAGAGGGAGAAAACTATTGTGAGAATATTCAGACACCCAAGTCTTTACTATTGGTACATAGATGATTAGTTACAATGTGGTACACAAAGGAAGTAGATAGGAAGGGATAGATTATTAGCTTATGAAAACCAAACGTGGCCAACACTGCCGCATCCTCTGCTTGGAAGCCGCCTTTTCTCACCGGATCTAACATAGATACATGATCACAAAAGGAAGCAACACCATCATATATAATGGTCTACTTACTCATTCAGGTTAGTGATCAGGTGGCTGGAACCGCAAAGTATAATGGGGCTTGACGGACAATAAAAACAGGTGTtgctcctcgtctcctcctcctcctgagtCTGGATCGAGGCCTCGCTCCTCTCTTCTCCTGAATGACAGCTTGAAGGAAAGGACACACAAAAGCGCAGTCCTATACATTGACTAACCTGACAGAAAAATAGAGACAAATGTAGATATGGTTATCTATTATGCCGCTGATAAAAAAGTAAAACACTAAACAGAGACAAATAGAAGAATAGTGAGGACTGGAGTAACCTCTACATAATAATTCAGATTGCATCACTGAACATATGAATGACAGAGAGCCCCAAAGAAATTGGCTTTATCAGGTATATGAATGACATTACAGAGAGAATTACCAAATTATCAGGTAAGTGACATGATAGAAAGAGGAAGGTGCTCCATGCTTGTTGCTTGAAACTCCATCAACTACCAGTGCATACACTACATAGGTTAATAATAAACTAATCCTTGAATTCCTCTCATACTTTTTTGTGTGGCTAGTGGATGCTGGAATTTTGCTACTGCGACGCTGCaaatcttgttttgtttttaccGAAGGACCTTATTATGGTTTGAAATGTAGTAGTATAGTACTTCGCTAGTTAgcatcctctcctctcctctcaagagaaaaaagagagaagaaatggGTAGGTGTCTCAACTGGACATCTGAAGAGGATCTGACCACCACGCTTAAATCAAACAGAGTggaagcaaaaacaaaacaaaaaaccttAATTGGCCTAGAACCAGACGGAGTTAACACAGAGGTTAGAGAGGTGAAAGGGACCTTGATGAGCACAAGAGCGGTTTCGGCTGTCAGCGGTGGGGAAGGAGCTTTCTTTGGCTGTCAGCATCGTCCTGCTGGATGGCCGCTGTAAATTTATAAAAGAATGTAGTGTAAACACAACTGAAAATTCTGTAACATAGTTTAGAAGATACCATATTAACAGCAAATACAATATAAAAAAGAGCGACTGTAACTATAAGGCATAATGGTGATTCAGTGCTGGTTTTCAAATAAACGCAAACAATGCTACTACCACCGCAAATTAAGGCTCGCAATATAAAACAGAGCAATTGCCCAAGTATTTATTTGTGAGTGGCGAAGCATGATAAATGTGAGCGAAAATCCTGTCTTATTAATGAGCAGTTCGATTTTCTCACATGATATAGTACCTGGTGCACCAGTGATTGGATTACTGCTTGTTGGTGGGAAAACAAGCATAGCGAAGCTTCAGAAATACCACTATAGGGATCGCCATATTTTACAAATAAAATTTTCACTGTTAGCCTGTCCACAAAGTCGACAGAAAAAAATCAGTGTTGCTTCCAAAATCATACCAGCAACTTTACCATGTTATACAGAGAACCTAAAAAACATCAGAAAATAAGTACCCAAATATAATAACAAACAAATAAACCTACTCGAGAAACTGTTTCCCATGCTACCTATATGCCCTGCCTAAGAAAAAGAAAACCTACCTAAGAAATTGTTTCACACGGCTCCTAAAATCTAAATCCAATGGGCTGTGACCAAACTTATCTGCACCACCAAACCATTTTAAAAGGTCAAACAAGCAGTCACATTGTTCCAACGGGCCATTTAGCTCACTGGCAAGTACAACTTCTCAATAACACCTAAGAGACTCAAGACAAAAGCTAGCCCAACGTTCCTCGCAGCTAATAGAAACACCATGAGAGAACTGTTCTGCAACAAAAATGAAAATAGCAACCATAGTGATAGTAGCAGGGTTCAGAAAACTGTTTTGTTTTTCTACAAGCAAACAAACATTGTTTTCAACAAGTTTCAGAGTCTGACATGTAATATTTTATGAAGTGTAAATTAGATTTGAATTATTTGATAAGAAGAAACTCCAGGAGAAACAAATATCATGCAGCTCTTCTTTTGTGTTTTTTACATAGATAAAACCTGTCCAAATCTATGTTTTTGGGCCTTCAATGCCATTATTAAGAACAACACAACTACAAAAGCTTCTGCCTTTCCACAACACTTTCCTCCCAACTTCACTAAAGCATAGAAGAATATAATTTTTATAATCGGCAATAGCAACCATAGTGACAGTAGCAGGGGCGAGTCCTCTCAACTATATATTGCAAAAGAAATTAGGATTGTAGCAATTTCCGGCTTGGCTGGTTTTACCTTGAACAAAATTCAGTCTCATGAAGCTGGAGCCCAAAACTTGGATCCTGGAAATCACGATCTATAACAAGAAGCTGAGACAATGTCACATCAAGTTGCGGTAAGGTAAGTTTGATGTCAGAAACCGTTaacctcaacaacaacaacaacaacaacaacaaaagaaaGAACAACAGTTAGCAAACCCACTTGGCTAAACAGTGTATCGTAGATAGCCATGAGGCCACTCTGGTCGACGGCAGCGCAGGCCTTCCCATCCAGGTCCAACTGTGGGTTCTGCAGATCGGCAAAACTTCAAGCAAGGAGAATTATCAGCACACAAGCAGTGACGATAACCAGAGGCAATGACCGTCAGTAAACTGCTGTGAGAAAAAACTCTCTGCAACATGGCTGTTGATGAGCTTTCGGTacttgagcctctgcctcccgatgCCAACGGCGCCGGAGGCGAACAGAATCACCTCATACCCCTGGAAATTAAGCTTCTTCACCTGAAACTGTTCCACATATTTACCGGTCAGCAACTGTCAGAATGATTTTTTACAGGTTTAGAAAGCTCCTTGGTCAGAAAATTCAGTTACCTGCTCGCAGAGGGCTCCGAGCCTGCCCATGGCCAGTCGGCCATTCTGCCCGGTGACAACAGCAGTGCCGACCTGGATGCACGAGAAAGTGATTAGATGGACCCAACGAACAGAATACCAAATTACTTAGCGAATAAGCAAATTATTTACTTGATTTTTTTTACTTTGCAAGACAACCAAAATTGACTAACAAGTTGTAAACTAACTTTAGAAATTTCATGCTGCGTAAACATACGAAGTAattcctcctctcctcttctcctccATTTTTTCACTCAGGAGTAATTCACATGTTTGTCAAAAAACCAAAAGGAATCTAACCCAAGGCAGAAAATAGCTTGCAGCCACACAAGCATTTTATCGAGCAGGTCAAGAGCATGGGAAAAAGAGAGAGGCTCACCTAGGAACAAACACAGTGAGCAAACGCATAGCAGAAGACGAGGCAGCAAATCGCACAAATAAGGTGCAAGGGGCCCGCAAGAAGGCACTTATCTCACGAAACACCAAACCGCATGATCACCACTCAATAACCTCACAAGAACAGAGGTTCCCATCTACTATGTATGTCTTGGATCCTCAAGAACCACTAAAATCACTGAACCTAAACACCGAATTACCCAAGCATCCAAGAAGCAAGAGCAAAATCACAATTTTGCAATAATGGACAACAGGGGTAAGGTAAGACCCAATTTCCCAAAGCATCCAAGAAACGACAGAAATCACAATCAACATTCATGGACACCGGGGGTAGGGCCAAGAACGGTGGAGGATCCCGGCACAATTGCACGCATCAAGCAACGAATTACAGAAAGGGGGCGCCACGATTCCGCAGGGACTCGGCGGCAATGCAAGATCATGACGCACACAACCATGTCATACCAAGAAATAGGGAGGGGGACGAGGGCGGGGGATGGGGGCGCACCAATATGCATGCGCTTGCACCCGGAGCACTTCTTGGTGCCGGTGGCGCTGCACTCGGTGCAGGGCCCCAGCTTGGCCCCGACCTGCTGGCTGGGCCCCTACAGCGAGGGGGGCTGCTGCCGATCCCCCTGCGGCGGCATCGCGTAGGTGGTGGCGAAGCCCGCAGTGTCGACGACGAAGTAGCGCGAGGCGGCGCTCCGCAGCACCAACGCCATGGCTGGGCCAAGCCGCCTCCCTGGCTCCCCACGGTGCCCCATCTGAAACCACGGAGCCACAGCCAACCGCCCGGTCCCGCCCAACCTTGCCAGCACATGCCGACGCCGGTCGACGCACCTCCAGCTActctttcctctctctttctccctcctctccttccttctctctctccctctcatcttctctctctcctaCAGCAGGGACTAATCCATGGCGCTGCATCATCCACATCATGAGTTAATGACAAAGCATGGAAGACCCAAACAAAAATTGCAGTTTAAAAGAAAATGAAGCAGTTTGCTAAATTTTAAgaacatggaacaacaaaaaagGACTACAGGATAAACACTTGGTGCTGCTATTTTCATGGTATTATCTAATCTAGAATGAAAAGTGTTTATCCTAAAAAATTGTGATATACAAGATGATAACTTTACCTCATCACCACATGAGAGAACATCAAGAACAGCGTGTGTAGTGCATTGCTTAGCCCCATTGGTCGCTAGCACATGATCTGGGCTATAGGTTAGACCATTATCCTCTGCATATCGATAACCGAGCAACAAGGAAGTCAATTAGACTACTTATCACATGTTACAATAGGTTCTTTAATCCTGAAATATAAGTACTACTGATGGGTCAAAACCCGGACCGTGGTGTGTCAGTGACCAGCCAGTTACTTCCTGGTCACCCGAACCACTCTGCATTTATCAAGGGTATGTTCATCTATATTTACTAGTAGAATGCCCATGCGTTGCCCGGACGATGAATATATGCTTTGCCAGTTGCATACATAGATATAATGCATGTAAAATTTTGCATGTATAGAAATGATAGCCCATAACAATGGAGATGTAATTGAAATCCAATTCACTTGGGATGTAAGATGATAAAAAATCTAATAGAACGATGTGTACATACTACATAGAGAGCAATGATCCAAATGATTATTTGTTACAAACTAAAATCTACTTCATGCATTTAAGATATTTCTATATAGTGTGAGCAATGTTGTCTTCAACTTCATTTGCATGGTACGATGTAAGTCGCATCCAATTTTAGTGAGCTATAAATTGTAGGCTACCTATCCCTTGGTTAGTATTTTCTATAAAATGACTTGTTAGGCTATGTGACATTTATGTCACCACATAGCAGCCGCTCTTTTTATCCTTTTCTTGAAGGGAGAAAAAGCAACCACTCCTCTGACTCACTCACTGCACGATCGCCCGCCGCTCTCTCTCCATAGCTAGCCAGCCACCAT
Proteins encoded:
- the LOC123099209 gene encoding uncharacterized protein produces the protein MATRMSKEELAAYQPRPGVRCEKAAAEFLARRKKEMESEPEESRTDINAYEAGLYRVFWEQMFGKNGSRYEDITMIPPMAFTDHGCKFAGVQSTIQIFSVKVEETTGGLVWPLHVYGMVAVRDVVDHNRNVIFHRERDNCQIITTMDPYLALTGPTRGVVVSVHPVYFEVHLKVKGQKESEDKDLAFLAGCYSSNGPWRSCLFDRSWTSKLSTLKFTCGHLVDSVEATVSVKLIGGTWPHGYRGVFKAETSGIPEKSVMLLDCRDGKLPVDGDGHVKFSRRVVCVEVAPLDELCVTNLKVSIEAVRIKGKKEKVKEKIRKHTVKLEADFLPKKKGRSREIVEVLSCEMEVEVAWSLLSTFKASYKRAIADHLESLNLV